A stretch of Aythya fuligula isolate bAytFul2 chromosome 1, bAytFul2.pri, whole genome shotgun sequence DNA encodes these proteins:
- the LOC116502002 gene encoding taste receptor type 2 member 40-like, translated as MSDLFSAICLIIAIIESMMGLLGNATILAVSSTSCIRSKLSSSYDMIMIFLSLSRLFLQSWMMLDFFLSLFCEASYYEENLYVTFKTVFVFLNYSSLWFAAWLSVFYCIKVASFTQSFFVWLKQRFSSFVPWMLITSSLFSFVISLPFSWDIYDVHNNLTTPLTMRNSSERRGTMKTSLLILILLCNAGIALPLIMFVVSSILLIKSLWRHTRQMQNNATGFRDPSQEAHIGAIKSVFSFLILYITNFIALVLILSDAFLPFSIGEAICIVVMAACPAGHSMVLIWSNPKFREMPARILQHINCHVRTRSM; from the coding sequence atgtctgatttattttctgctatatGCCTAATAATTGCTATAATTGAATCAATGATGGGACTTCTTGGAAATGCGACTATTTTGGCTGTCAGTTCAACTAGCTGCATCAGGAGCAAACTATCGTCCTCCTATGATATGATTATGATTTTTCTGAGTTTATCCAGATTATTTTTGCAGTCCTGGATGATGCTGGATTTCTTCCTAAGTCTGTTTTGTGAAGCCTCCTATTATGAAGAAAACTTGTATGTAACTTTCAAGAcagtttttgtgtttctgaactACTCCAGCCTCTGGTTTGCTGCCTGGCTTAGTGTCTTCTATTGTATCAAGGTTGCCAGTTTTACTCAATCATTCTTCGTCTGGCTGAAGCAACGGTTTTCCAGTTTCGTGCCCTGGATGCTGATAACAtcatctcttttctcctttgtaatctctctgcctttttcctGGGATATCTATGATGTGCACAACAACTTGACTACTCCTTTAACCATGAgaaactcttcagaaaggaGAGGCACAATGAAAACTAGTTTGTTAATATTGATCCTTCTCTGTAATGCTGGTATAGCTTTACCTTTAATAATGTTTGTTGTTTCAAGTATCCTGTTGATTAAGTCTCTCTGGAGACACACCAGGCAGATGCAAAATAATGCAACTGGTTTCAGGGATCCTAGCCAAGAGGCCCATATTGGTGCTATCAAGTCagtcttttccttcctcatccTGTACATTACAAATTTTATTGCTTTGGTTCTCATTTTATCCGATGCTTTCTTACCTTTCAGCATTGGAGAAGCCATATGTATAGTTGTAATGGCTGCCTGTCCTGCAGGACACTCTATGGTCTTAATCTGGAGCAACCCCAAATTTCGAGAGATGCCAGCTAGGATTTTACAACACATAAACTGTCATGTTAGAACTAGATCCATGTAA